In the Helicobacter typhlonius genome, one interval contains:
- a CDS encoding AAA family ATPase, with translation MFISKITICNLFAYYGKVEVEFKKCEEKNLYCIYGNNGFGKTSFIRCAKLLFLGAGVMNNEISPVISRFAPKGLSSSQFIRGIGEKWLGILNKPALQSLQEEFYIIFEGTFEGKRFHIKRSFENIYESIEEHLSFSLDNESFTSEEAQERINKIMPPNLIEFFFFDGEELEKISENLRKGFREKIEDILQIKPLDIAINQIQKYKTELRDNENKNKDNASLLAQKRKDKESKEIGISHLKDKIKDCEKEIEEKSDLLSQKIRQIDKLGSDFSREKAELVSEKDMLDSELINHKENFKESVKGVIFAANEKLIKDLNEEIARLETSKSKQDIESYKKLLPELKELTKEELKHLEMPEYFDVFDEILENLPQKLEQKSFSHSFITSAMLSPLKENLARIEHIDLAKDIDAIKHIKNKLYKNKTLQDELISDEDIRGRQELLEKERQTLQSEKQQKEKEKESLKDELRNLESKKEQIDREIYFLEQNINTERIDNKLKILESLQKSIEKYKEKLTHKLRGELHLLILKNYQSLLSNDNVRELKIDEDFEIELKDENDEQIIVENQSSGQKQILAIAIFWALSKLSNSNLPIIIDTPLGRIDSENRKNIIQNYYANNVQVILLPLDSEIGLKEYEYAKPHLAGLYKIENPADRHHAFIKKADIKEIL, from the coding sequence ATGTTTATATCAAAAATCACAATTTGCAATCTTTTTGCCTACTATGGAAAAGTAGAGGTGGAATTTAAAAAGTGTGAGGAAAAAAACCTTTATTGCATTTATGGCAATAATGGCTTTGGTAAGACGAGCTTTATCCGCTGTGCAAAGCTTTTGTTTTTAGGGGCTGGAGTAATGAATAATGAAATCTCTCCTGTTATTTCAAGATTTGCTCCAAAAGGCTTAAGCTCCTCACAATTTATTAGGGGAATAGGGGAGAAATGGCTTGGCATTCTGAATAAACCTGCATTGCAGTCTTTACAAGAAGAATTTTATATCATTTTTGAAGGCACTTTTGAGGGTAAGAGATTCCATATTAAGCGTAGTTTTGAAAATATTTATGAAAGCATTGAGGAACATTTAAGCTTTAGTCTTGATAATGAAAGCTTTACGAGCGAGGAAGCTCAAGAGAGAATCAACAAGATAATGCCTCCAAATCTGATTGAATTTTTCTTTTTTGATGGCGAGGAATTAGAAAAAATAAGTGAAAATCTACGCAAGGGATTTAGAGAAAAAATAGAGGATATTTTGCAAATCAAACCACTTGATATAGCAATAAACCAAATTCAAAAATATAAAACTGAATTAAGAGATAATGAAAATAAAAACAAAGACAATGCCTCTTTGCTTGCACAAAAGAGAAAGGACAAAGAAAGTAAGGAAATAGGTATCTCACATTTAAAAGATAAAATTAAAGATTGTGAAAAAGAGATAGAGGAAAAGTCTGATTTGCTTTCGCAAAAAATAAGACAAATTGATAAGCTTGGCAGTGATTTCAGCAGAGAAAAAGCTGAACTAGTAAGTGAAAAGGATATGCTTGATAGTGAGCTTATTAATCATAAAGAAAATTTCAAAGAAAGCGTTAAAGGTGTTATTTTTGCTGCTAATGAAAAGCTGATTAAAGATTTAAATGAGGAAATTGCACGATTGGAAACGAGCAAATCCAAACAAGATATAGAAAGTTATAAGAAGCTTTTGCCAGAATTAAAAGAACTAACCAAAGAGGAGTTAAAGCACTTGGAAATGCCTGAATATTTTGATGTGTTTGATGAAATTTTAGAAAATTTGCCACAAAAGTTAGAGCAAAAAAGCTTCTCACATTCCTTTATTACTTCTGCTATGCTTTCACCCTTAAAAGAGAATCTTGCAAGAATTGAACATATTGATTTGGCAAAAGATATTGACGCAATTAAACATATCAAAAATAAGCTTTATAAAAATAAAACCTTACAAGATGAGCTTATTAGTGATGAGGACATAAGAGGAAGGCAAGAGTTGCTAGAAAAAGAAAGGCAAACCTTACAGAGTGAAAAACAACAAAAAGAGAAAGAAAAAGAAAGCCTAAAAGATGAGCTAAGAAATTTGGAATCCAAAAAGGAGCAGATTGATAGAGAGATTTATTTTTTAGAACAAAATATTAATACAGAGCGCATTGATAACAAACTAAAAATTTTAGAATCTTTGCAAAAAAGTATAGAAAAATATAAAGAAAAGCTTACCCATAAATTAAGAGGAGAGCTTCACTTGCTTATTTTGAAAAATTATCAGAGCTTATTATCAAATGATAATGTGCGAGAACTTAAGATTGATGAGGATTTTGAGATAGAGCTAAAAGACGAAAATGATGAGCAAATCATTGTAGAAAACCAAAGCAGCGGACAAAAGCAGATTCTAGCGATTGCAATTTTTTGGGCTTTAAGCAAATTATCAAACTCTAATCTACCCATTATCATTGACACGCCTTTAGGGCGAATTGATAGTGAGAATAGAAAAAACATTATACAAAATTATTATGCAAACAATGTGCAGGTGATTCTTTTACCTCTTGATTCTGAAATAGGCTTAAAAGAATATGAATATGCAAAACCTCATCTAGCTGGGCTTTACAAGATAGAAAATCCAGCAGACAGACACCACGCTTTTATTAAAAAAGCGGACATTAAAGAGATTTTATAA
- a CDS encoding FtsK/SpoIIIE domain-containing protein translates to MADFNTNKREELVIEKVKKGLGFEENEFAKYNVLRIALALALNSPKFSLDSSFWAQKRLNGEKDKEYHLEQITGKGKDKKEDFDLLIRSMLYIKHKEELDRDKKDIFSNEKEYLKILSRYIQRGLYELNNTYKSSDCFYQWCLDNLHLSSKQEEQTKENPKNNDVGYFPKLQDYFKKQGIGIRLVNEEDSYRHHICKIELLDSAKIQAFKTKSQYLDDELGQSIYIEQVKGISRTYSIQIPKQQWQTLGLSELKQGLEVLRKQNFELGVFAGMSVDKKPVCFDLKTAPHLLVGGTSGSGKSKLLKVIVLCLLQTPSVEITIIDPKFGSEFVEFNNANNVTLFTQNEAEECVEQFIKEMESRYERKSKGESFESMPYKVLVIDELRNLTRGNKCLIDKLGTLAEKMRGCKMHFVLGTQRPDAQNFSGDLRSNVPSRIALKVQKSTESKIILDEIGAEKLTGNGDMLIKLGDGSSLQRIIGIYLTEEEIQNQLKVDKIHS, encoded by the coding sequence ATGGCAGATTTTAATACAAATAAAAGAGAAGAGCTTGTGATAGAAAAGGTTAAGAAAGGCTTGGGATTTGAAGAAAATGAATTTGCTAAATACAATGTGCTTAGAATCGCACTTGCACTCGCTTTAAATTCTCCAAAATTTTCATTAGATTCCTCATTTTGGGCACAAAAAAGATTAAATGGTGAAAAAGATAAAGAATATCATTTGGAGCAAATTACAGGCAAGGGCAAGGACAAAAAAGAGGATTTTGATTTGCTTATTCGCTCAATGCTGTATATCAAGCACAAAGAGGAGTTGGATAGGGACAAAAAAGATATTTTCAGCAATGAAAAAGAATATTTAAAGATTTTAAGCCGCTATATCCAAAGGGGACTTTATGAGCTTAATAATACCTATAAATCAAGTGATTGCTTTTATCAATGGTGTTTGGATAATTTGCATTTATCATCAAAGCAAGAGGAGCAGACAAAAGAAAATCCCAAAAATAATGATGTGGGTTACTTTCCTAAACTGCAAGATTATTTCAAAAAACAAGGAATTGGCATTAGGCTAGTGAATGAAGAGGATTCCTATCGGCATCATATTTGCAAAATTGAGCTTTTGGATTCTGCTAAGATTCAAGCCTTTAAAACAAAAAGTCAATATCTTGATGATGAGTTAGGGCAGAGCATTTACATTGAACAAGTTAAAGGCATAAGTAGAACATATAGCATTCAGATTCCAAAGCAACAGTGGCAAACACTTGGTTTGTCCGAATTGAAGCAAGGCTTAGAAGTCTTGCGTAAGCAAAATTTTGAACTTGGCGTTTTTGCTGGAATGAGTGTGGATAAAAAGCCTGTTTGTTTTGATTTAAAGACTGCACCACATTTGCTAGTGGGCGGGACTTCAGGAAGCGGTAAGTCAAAACTTTTAAAGGTCATTGTTCTTTGTTTGTTGCAAACGCCAAGTGTAGAAATTACAATTATTGACCCAAAATTTGGGTCGGAATTTGTGGAGTTTAACAATGCAAATAATGTAACACTTTTCACCCAAAATGAAGCGGAAGAGTGCGTGGAGCAATTTATAAAAGAAATGGAATCACGCTATGAAAGAAAATCTAAGGGCGAGAGCTTTGAGAGTATGCCTTATAAAGTGCTTGTTATAGATGAATTGCGTAACTTAACAAGAGGCAATAAATGCTTAATTGATAAGCTTGGAACACTTGCCGAGAAAATGAGGGGCTGTAAAATGCACTTTGTGCTTGGCACTCAAAGACCAGATGCTCAAAACTTTAGCGGAGATTTACGTAGCAATGTCCCAAGTCGCATAGCCCTCAAGGTGCAAAAAAGCACAGAATCTAAAATTATTTTAGATGAAATAGGAGCAGAAAAACTCACAGGCAATGGAGATATGCTTATCAAACTTGGCGATGGTAGCAGCTTACAAAGAATCATCGGCATATACCTTACAGAAGAGGAAATACAAAATCAACTTAAAGTTGATAAAATCCACTCTTAG